Proteins found in one Ostrinia nubilalis chromosome 27, ilOstNubi1.1, whole genome shotgun sequence genomic segment:
- the LOC135084844 gene encoding perilipin-4-like, which produces MKFVLVCFLAVLAVAAARPQISLDGISAGSGTKAGQPDTGLDSPSGIAPASDSALSNGISAGSGTKAGQPDTGLDSPSGIAPASDSALSNGISAGSGTKAGQPDTGLDSPSGIAPASDSALSNGISAGSGTKAGQPDTGLDSPSGIAPASGAALSNGISAGSGTKAGQPDTGLDSPSGIAPASDSALSNGISAGSGTKAGQPDTGLDSPSGIAPASDSALSNGISAGSGTKAGQPDTGLDSPSGIAPASDSALSNGISAGSGTKEGQPDTGLDSPSGIAPASGAALSNGISAGSGTKEGQPDTGLDSPSGIAPAFGSYIG; this is translated from the exons ATGAAATTCGTATTG GTCTGCTTCCTCGCTGTGCTCGCGGTGGCCGCGGCGCGCCCACAGATCAGTTTGGACGGCATCAGCGCTGGGTCCGGCACCAAGGCAGGACAGCCGGATACCGGATTGGACAGCCCATCCGGCATCGCCCCAGCCTCTGACTCCGCGTTGTCGAACGGCATCAGCGCTGGGTCCGGCACCAAGGCAGGACAGCCGGATACCGGATTGGACAGCCCATCCGGCATCGCCCCAGCCTCTGACTCCGCGTTGTCGAACGGCATCAGCGCTGGGTCCGGCACCAAGGCAGGACAGCCGGATACCGGATTGGACAGCCCATCCGGCATCGCCCCAGCCTCTGACTCCGCGTTGTCGAACGGCATCAGCGCTGGGTCCGGCACCAAGGCAGGACAGCCGGATACCGGATTGGACAGCCCATCCGGCATCGCCCCAGCCTCTGGCGCCGCGTTGTCGAACGGCATCAGCGCTGGGTCCGGCACCAAGGCAGGACAGCCGGATACCGGATTGGACAGCCCATCCGGCATCGCCCCAGCCTCTGACTCCGCGTTGTCGAACGGCATCAGCGCTGGGTCCGGCACCAAGGCAGGACAGCCGGATACCGGATTGGACAGCCCATCCGGCATCGCCCCAGCCTCTGACTCCGCGTTGTCGAACGGCATCAGCGCTGGGTCCGGCACCAAGGCAGGACAGCCGGATACCGGATTGGACAGCCCATCCGGCATCGCCCCAGCCTCTGACTCCGCGTTGTCGAACGGCATCAGCGCTGGGTCCGGCACCAAGGAAGGACAGCCGGATACCGGATTGGATAGCCCATCCGGCATCGCCCCAGCCTCTGGCGCCGCGTTGTCGAACGGCATCAGCGCTGGGTCCGGCACCAAGGAAGGACAGCCGGATACCGGATTGGACAGCCCATCCGGCATCGCCCCAGCATTTGGCTCCTATATTGGCTGA
- the LOC135084866 gene encoding perilipin-4-like, whose amino-acid sequence MKFVLVCFLAVLAVAAARPQISLDGISAGSGTKAGQPDTGLDSPSGIAPASDSALSNGISAGSGTKAGQPDTGLDSPSGIAPASGAALSNGISAGSGTKEGQPDTGLDSPSGIAPASGAALSNGISAGSGTKEGQPDTGLDSPSGIAPASDSALSNGISAGSGTKEGQPDTGLDSPSGIAPASDSALSNGISAGSGTKEGQPDTGLDSPSGIAPAFGSYIG is encoded by the exons ATGAAATTCGTATTG GTCTGCTTCCTCGCTGTGCTCGCGGTGGCCGCGGCGCGCCCACAGATCAGTTTGGACGGCATCAGCGCTGGGTCCGGCACCAAGGCAGGACAGCCGGATACCGGATTGGACAGCCCATCCGGCATCGCCCCAGCCTCTGACTCCGCGTTGTCGAACGGCATCAGCGCTGGGTCCGGCACCAAGGCAGGACAGCCGGATACCGGATTGGACAGCCCATCCGGCATCGCCCCCGCCTCTGGCGCCGCGTTGTCGAACGGCATTAGCGCTGGGTCCGGCACCAAGGAAGGACAGCCGGATACCGGATTGGACAGCCCATCCGGCATCGCCCCCGCCTCTGGCGCCGCGTTGTCGAACGGCATCAGCGCTGGGTCCGGCACCAAGGAAGGACAGCCGGATACCGGATTGGACAGCCCATCCGGCATCGCCCCAGCCTCTGACTCCGCGTTGTCGAACGGCATCAGCGCTGGGTCCGGCACCAAGGAAGGACAGCCGGATACCGGATTGGACAGCCCATCCGGCATCGCCCCAGCCTCTGACTCCGCGTTGTCGAACGGCATCAGCGCTGGGTCCGGCACCAAGGAAGGACAGCCGGATACCGGATTGGACAGCCCATCCGGCATCGCCCCAGCATTTGGCTCCTATATTGGCTGA